The Sediminispirochaeta smaragdinae DSM 11293 genome has a segment encoding these proteins:
- a CDS encoding MarR family winged helix-turn-helix transcriptional regulator — MNKELLLFTFLSVAKELHKQAFGLVEEIGVHHGQPRLVNLLREKDGRSLSEIAGLLHSETATISKMVKRMEHAGYLVRRSDPNDNRVTRIFLSASGRALGDKIDELHQKMNDLLCAPLSNEEERTLHTILKKIQAAIQENEKQS, encoded by the coding sequence ATGAACAAGGAACTATTACTTTTCACCTTCCTCTCCGTAGCAAAAGAGCTACATAAGCAAGCCTTCGGCCTTGTGGAGGAGATCGGTGTGCATCACGGTCAGCCGCGTTTGGTTAATCTCTTGAGAGAAAAGGACGGACGGTCCCTTAGTGAAATAGCAGGCCTCCTCCATTCAGAAACGGCGACCATATCCAAGATGGTCAAACGGATGGAACATGCAGGCTATCTTGTTCGGCGCAGCGATCCGAACGATAACCGGGTGACCAGAATTTTTCTCTCGGCTTCGGGGCGTGCTTTGGGAGATAAGATCGACGAGCTGCATCAGAAGATGAATGATCTGCTCTGCGCCCCCCTTAGCAATGAGGAAGAGAGAACCTTGCACACTATCCTGAAAAAAATTCAGGCTGCAATCCAAGAAAACGAGAAACAATCATGA
- a CDS encoding ABC transporter ATP-binding protein, which translates to MSKPKTTAPGVTALPGRGVGHGSAGMFKTEKAEVKNSRKTIRRFWDYMKAYKIRLLFVVFLVLVASLQQMLTPWLISIAIDRYILPGDLSGLLRIVLIMGGLIAIVAAAGWLQQYMMIRISQDTLGTLRRQLFSHLQRLDLKYYDSHTHGELMSRFTNDIENISNAMSQVVTQFLSSVIAILGVLVMMFILNPPLAFVTLATVPLIFVVTKVIGKRTRESFKQQQRLLGTINGHIEESITGTTIIRLFRREAAEEKTLDSMNRELKHASTKAQVLAGLMGPLMNLTNNIRYAVVAAAGGVFGIMGIASVGTIAAFLNYTRQFGRPISQIAQLYNSILSALAGAERVFEVLDQRPEIFSPDNGAAPSALRGEVTFRHVNFCYVQGKPILKDINLHAAPGSNIALVGPTGAGKTTIINLLTRFYDIGSGEILIDGKAIGEYDLTALRRNLGLVLQDTFLFRGTVMDNIRYGNMEADDDAVYAAARSSRAHHFIRHLPEAYQTMLSEEGGNLSQGQRQLISIARALLANPSILILDEATSSVDSRTEFLIQEGMSELMKGRTSFVIAHRLSTIRGADMILVLKEGTIVERGNHQELLKQNGFYAGLHATHFETELR; encoded by the coding sequence ATGTCTAAGCCCAAAACCACGGCACCAGGGGTTACCGCCCTACCCGGCCGGGGAGTCGGTCATGGTTCCGCAGGTATGTTCAAAACAGAGAAAGCAGAGGTGAAAAACAGTCGTAAAACCATCCGGCGCTTCTGGGACTATATGAAAGCGTACAAAATACGGCTGCTCTTTGTCGTTTTCCTGGTCCTCGTTGCTTCCCTCCAGCAAATGCTGACACCATGGCTGATCAGCATTGCCATCGATCGTTACATCCTTCCCGGTGACCTTTCAGGGCTGTTGCGAATCGTCCTTATCATGGGAGGCCTAATCGCCATCGTTGCCGCAGCGGGCTGGCTTCAACAATATATGATGATCAGAATCAGCCAGGATACCTTGGGAACGCTTCGCCGGCAGCTCTTTTCTCACCTCCAGCGTCTCGATTTGAAATATTACGACAGCCACACCCACGGCGAACTCATGAGCCGATTTACCAATGATATCGAGAATATCAGCAACGCCATGTCACAGGTGGTTACGCAGTTTCTTTCCAGTGTTATCGCCATTCTCGGCGTGCTTGTGATGATGTTCATCCTCAATCCCCCCCTTGCCTTCGTCACCCTTGCGACCGTTCCTTTGATCTTTGTGGTGACGAAAGTAATTGGAAAAAGGACAAGGGAAAGCTTCAAACAGCAGCAACGCCTTTTGGGTACTATCAACGGACATATAGAAGAAAGCATCACAGGAACGACGATCATACGCCTCTTCAGGAGGGAGGCTGCGGAAGAGAAGACCCTTGATTCGATGAACCGTGAGCTGAAACACGCAAGTACCAAGGCCCAGGTCCTGGCGGGACTCATGGGGCCGCTGATGAACCTTACCAATAATATCCGATACGCCGTCGTTGCCGCGGCAGGGGGTGTCTTCGGTATCATGGGGATTGCGAGCGTCGGAACCATAGCAGCATTTCTCAATTATACACGGCAATTCGGTCGCCCCATAAGCCAGATCGCCCAGCTCTACAACTCGATTCTCTCGGCCCTCGCCGGAGCCGAAAGGGTATTCGAGGTTCTTGATCAGCGCCCGGAAATCTTCTCCCCCGACAATGGAGCGGCGCCGTCCGCCTTACGTGGTGAGGTCACATTCCGGCATGTAAACTTTTGCTACGTGCAAGGAAAGCCTATACTAAAGGATATCAACCTGCACGCTGCACCGGGTAGTAATATAGCACTGGTGGGACCCACGGGAGCGGGAAAGACAACGATTATCAACCTCCTCACCCGGTTTTACGACATAGGCAGCGGAGAAATTCTCATCGATGGAAAAGCTATTGGAGAATATGATCTTACCGCTCTGCGCAGAAATCTCGGCCTTGTTCTTCAGGACACATTTCTCTTCAGGGGAACGGTGATGGATAATATCCGCTACGGTAATATGGAGGCCGACGATGATGCGGTATATGCAGCAGCCCGCTCCTCCAGGGCCCATCATTTCATTCGCCATCTGCCGGAAGCCTACCAAACCATGCTTTCCGAAGAGGGAGGAAACCTCAGCCAGGGGCAGCGGCAGCTGATATCCATCGCCCGGGCCCTCCTTGCAAACCCTTCGATCCTTATCCTTGACGAAGCAACCAGCAGTGTCGATTCCCGCACCGAATTCCTTATACAGGAAGGTATGTCGGAACTCATGAAGGGGCGGACCTCGTTTGTCATTGCCCACCGACTTTCCACCATTCGCGGGGCCGATATGATCCTGGTGCTGAAGGAAGGAACCATTGTCGAACGGGGAAATCATCAAGAGCTGCTAAAGCAAAACGGCTTTTATGCCGGTCTCCATGCTACTCATTTTGAAACGGAACTGCGATAA
- a CDS encoding ATP-binding cassette domain-containing protein has product MTAQAAFPEFEMEIGTKLDRFTVELSFSCRPGEVLAVVGPSGAGKTTLLRIIAGFMRPGEGFIRLGDTVFFDKQAHIHLPPQGRRVGLVTQEYTLFPHMTIRENLAFAHNGGPDPMELLEASGIAHLADRRPDKISGGERQRAALCRILAMSPNMLLLDEPFSALDIENRIILQEMIIKVGRERKIPIIHVTHDLSNALRYADRILAINEGREDRAWLDRQLEYLERNAVFARR; this is encoded by the coding sequence TTGACAGCACAAGCAGCGTTCCCTGAATTCGAGATGGAAATCGGTACGAAGCTCGATCGCTTTACCGTGGAACTATCCTTTTCGTGTCGACCGGGCGAGGTCCTTGCGGTTGTCGGACCATCAGGAGCCGGTAAAACAACACTGTTACGGATAATTGCCGGTTTCATGCGCCCAGGCGAAGGCTTTATTCGACTTGGCGATACCGTTTTTTTCGATAAGCAGGCGCACATACACCTTCCTCCGCAGGGGCGTCGGGTCGGACTTGTCACCCAAGAGTATACCCTCTTTCCTCATATGACGATCCGGGAGAACCTTGCCTTTGCCCATAACGGCGGTCCCGATCCCATGGAGCTCCTTGAGGCGAGCGGAATCGCTCATCTTGCCGATCGTCGCCCCGATAAGATCTCGGGGGGAGAGCGACAGCGTGCGGCCCTCTGCCGTATCCTTGCCATGTCCCCCAATATGCTGCTTTTGGACGAACCATTTTCCGCTCTCGATATTGAAAACCGCATCATCCTTCAGGAGATGATTATCAAGGTCGGCAGAGAACGAAAGATACCGATTATTCATGTCACCCACGACCTTTCGAACGCCCTCCGCTATGCCGACAGGATCCTTGCCATCAACGAGGGGAGGGAGGATAGGGCCTGGCTCGATCGCCAGCTTGAGTACCTGGAACGCAACGCCGTTTTTGCACGGCGATAA
- the modA gene encoding molybdate ABC transporter substrate-binding protein, producing the protein MKRGKTIVLIVLAIVTVIGSVSAESMTIAAGAGYRALVDDLSQLFTSKTGITVEHIYGNMGQVTTQAKRSGVVDLVVGDKSFFDKVKLPFDQEYIVGNGRLVLAAAKDAGPADLGRLTAADVDRIALPDPKMAIYGIAATEYLEHSGLADKVADKLIQVGTVPQVSAYLISGEVDFGFINLTDVLAIKEKIAGYVDVPESYYSPIYIVARSMPDAPAGDATVRFGEFLDSPQAREIVKRHGL; encoded by the coding sequence ATGAAGCGTGGAAAAACTATTGTGCTGATCGTCTTGGCGATTGTGACGGTGATTGGCTCGGTGAGCGCCGAAAGCATGACGATTGCCGCAGGTGCCGGCTACCGGGCCCTTGTCGATGATCTGAGCCAGCTGTTCACCAGCAAGACCGGCATCACCGTCGAACACATCTACGGCAACATGGGGCAGGTCACCACCCAGGCGAAGAGAAGCGGCGTGGTCGATCTTGTGGTGGGAGATAAAAGCTTCTTCGATAAGGTAAAGCTTCCCTTCGATCAGGAGTACATTGTCGGCAACGGACGATTGGTGCTTGCGGCCGCAAAGGATGCCGGGCCTGCGGATCTTGGCAGGCTGACGGCCGCGGACGTCGATCGCATTGCCTTGCCGGACCCCAAAATGGCTATCTACGGCATTGCCGCAACCGAATACCTGGAACATAGCGGCCTTGCGGATAAGGTGGCGGACAAGCTGATACAGGTTGGTACCGTACCCCAGGTTTCCGCCTATCTGATCAGTGGGGAGGTCGACTTCGGTTTTATAAATCTGACCGATGTGCTTGCGATTAAAGAGAAGATCGCCGGTTACGTTGATGTTCCCGAGAGCTATTACAGCCCCATCTACATCGTTGCCAGAAGTATGCCGGACGCCCCTGCCGGTGATGCAACGGTTCGTTTCGGCGAATTCCTCGATTCGCCGCAGGCCCGGGAGATCGTAAAACGACACGGACTGTAG
- a CDS encoding molybdate ABC transporter permease subunit: MYTLRSFLDAVMVPGVMLPVSLSLRVLLCIVPALAVIGIPLGYYLGRKKGGGAAILDFLVSLPLVFPPIATGFILLVIFGRNGPFGALLKSVSGISLVFSFWGVAFAGFISGLPLMVKTVQAAVRNEIEGYIEAAYMLGKSKRTTFFRVVLPLLRRGIVTGLFLGIARSLGDVGITLMLGGNIIGRTNTIALEVYNSVFVGDFNRAFVLAGMLGIISLIVTKITRMRSWE, translated from the coding sequence ATGTATACCCTTCGTTCCTTTTTAGACGCGGTTATGGTCCCGGGGGTGATGTTGCCTGTCTCCTTAAGCCTTCGGGTTCTGCTTTGCATTGTTCCCGCTTTGGCGGTTATCGGCATCCCCCTCGGCTATTATCTCGGGCGAAAAAAGGGCGGAGGGGCCGCCATCCTCGATTTTTTGGTTTCCCTTCCCCTTGTATTTCCTCCCATAGCAACCGGCTTTATCCTGCTGGTGATCTTCGGTAGAAATGGTCCTTTTGGCGCTCTTCTAAAGAGTGTTTCCGGAATCAGCCTTGTCTTCAGTTTTTGGGGCGTTGCCTTCGCCGGATTTATTTCCGGGCTCCCTCTTATGGTCAAGACGGTCCAGGCTGCGGTTCGGAATGAGATCGAAGGATACATTGAAGCCGCCTATATGCTTGGAAAGTCAAAACGCACCACCTTTTTTCGTGTTGTGCTTCCCCTCCTTCGCCGCGGAATCGTAACGGGGCTCTTCCTCGGTATTGCCCGGAGCCTCGGGGATGTCGGCATCACCCTGATGCTTGGGGGGAATATCATCGGGCGCACAAATACCATCGCCCTCGAGGTGTATAATTCGGTTTTTGTTGGGGATTTTAACCGGGCCTTTGTTCTTGCGGGAATGCTTGGTATTATTTCATTGATCGTTACAAAAATAACCAGGATGCGCTCGTGGGAGTAG
- a CDS encoding ABC transporter ATP-binding protein, whose translation MNSFKRILKFMRPYLPFAILGPLLMLLEVAMDLIQPRLMEKIVDIGLANFDYHYILKTGLMMAAAAVVGVLGGAGCSFFSTLAGVGMGTDLRSRLYSHIQRLSTSDIDRLSTGSLVTRLTNDIIQIQEISIMMLRILVRAPLQIIGSLIMAILISPRLSLILVLLIPLLLLSITIIMRRSFPLFTQVQERIDGINTVTQEALSGVRVIKAFAREEFETERFAKANGTLVKTMEKAATMIAWIHPVMILLLNGGIALALYFGGTLNTQGPLTTGELMAFLNYLMQLLMSLMMVSMVLIRFSRGEASAKRIMEVFDTHPNLRNPAEPKHLSDPQGEILFDKVSFNYGKNEEERDILDSISFTLQAGRTTGIIGTTGSGKSTLVHLLTRLYDVASGRILLDGVDIRELNQEDLRTLITVVPQQAMLFSGTIRENITFGKPEATDSQILEAAEVAQIRDFIDKNAEGLDTVLQQRGVNLSGGQKQRLCIARALLPSPPVLILDDSTSALDAKTAYRLQQALCEKRSRMTTIIIAQRIASIREADSIIVLDDGAVVDMAPHEVLLQRCGLYRDIVRSQEGEGVLHV comes from the coding sequence ATGAATTCATTCAAGCGTATTCTGAAATTCATGCGGCCCTACCTCCCCTTTGCCATTCTCGGGCCGCTTTTAATGCTCCTGGAGGTGGCCATGGACCTCATCCAGCCCAGGTTGATGGAGAAAATCGTCGATATCGGTCTTGCCAATTTCGACTACCACTACATCCTGAAGACGGGTTTGATGATGGCGGCTGCGGCCGTGGTAGGGGTCCTGGGAGGGGCAGGATGCTCCTTTTTTTCCACGCTTGCAGGAGTGGGCATGGGTACCGATCTGAGAAGCAGGCTCTATAGTCATATTCAGAGGCTTTCCACCTCCGATATCGATCGGCTGAGTACCGGCAGTCTGGTAACCCGCCTGACAAACGATATCATCCAGATTCAGGAAATCTCGATTATGATGCTTAGGATTCTTGTCAGGGCGCCGCTTCAGATCATCGGAAGCCTCATCATGGCAATACTCATCAGCCCGCGCCTTTCGCTCATCCTCGTACTCCTCATTCCCCTGTTGTTGCTGTCGATCACGATAATCATGCGTCGATCCTTTCCCCTTTTTACCCAGGTACAAGAACGGATAGACGGAATCAACACGGTCACCCAGGAGGCGCTCAGCGGCGTTCGGGTCATAAAGGCCTTTGCCAGGGAAGAGTTTGAGACGGAGCGCTTCGCCAAGGCAAACGGCACATTGGTAAAGACGATGGAAAAAGCGGCTACCATGATCGCCTGGATACATCCCGTCATGATCCTTTTGCTCAACGGAGGCATTGCACTGGCTCTCTACTTCGGCGGGACCCTCAATACCCAGGGGCCCCTCACCACGGGAGAGCTTATGGCCTTCCTTAATTATCTTATGCAGCTTTTGATGTCTCTCATGATGGTCAGTATGGTCCTTATTCGTTTTTCCCGAGGAGAGGCTTCGGCAAAGAGAATCATGGAAGTCTTCGACACACATCCCAATCTTCGAAACCCGGCAGAGCCGAAACACCTTTCTGATCCACAGGGAGAAATCCTCTTCGACAAGGTCTCCTTCAATTACGGAAAGAACGAAGAGGAACGAGATATCCTCGATAGCATCAGCTTCACCCTACAGGCCGGACGTACCACCGGTATCATCGGGACTACCGGCTCGGGGAAGTCGACCTTGGTCCATCTGCTGACGAGACTCTACGATGTTGCTTCGGGAAGGATACTCCTGGACGGGGTCGATATCCGGGAGCTCAACCAGGAGGATCTCCGCACTCTCATCACCGTGGTACCCCAGCAGGCAATGCTTTTTTCCGGTACGATCCGTGAAAACATCACCTTCGGAAAGCCGGAGGCCACCGACAGTCAAATCCTCGAAGCGGCAGAGGTTGCACAGATACGAGACTTTATCGATAAAAATGCAGAGGGACTGGACACCGTGCTGCAGCAGCGGGGAGTCAATCTTTCAGGGGGACAGAAACAGCGCCTTTGCATCGCACGGGCCCTGCTCCCCTCCCCTCCTGTTCTGATTCTCGACGATAGTACCAGTGCCCTTGATGCAAAAACCGCATACCGTCTGCAGCAGGCCCTTTGCGAAAAGCGGAGCAGAATGACCACCATTATCATTGCCCAGCGTATCGCGTCGATCAGGGAAGCGGACTCGATCATCGTCCTTGACGACGGTGCAGTCGTCGATATGGCGCCTCACGAGGTGTTGCTGCAACGCTGCGGGCTTTACCGCGATATTGTACGGTCCCAGGAAGGAGAGGGGGTGCTCCATGTCTAA
- a CDS encoding Rossmann-like domain-containing protein, which translates to MGTITDRDIETFYHKLQERFSSLVESEGIARDPVRITARGLSPDEAIGRTRRKDFPILTGKEILLQAQYRNAYGQAFTDSPSSFEGTLEDVLDLDLTGDSHARGLFIASLNAVMRSLGRTEGTVHCKDDGPERCGDEFAQRIKAFHADDRVALIGFQPALLEHLSPVCRLRVLDLNPANIGSVRHGVTIEDGSDDFERVIEWADFILCTGSTLANGSIVRFLDLARPVVFFGTTIAGTAELFGLKRWCFCSM; encoded by the coding sequence GTGGGAACAATAACAGATAGGGATATTGAAACCTTTTATCACAAATTGCAGGAACGTTTCAGCTCTCTGGTTGAATCCGAGGGGATCGCCAGGGATCCTGTACGGATCACGGCCCGGGGCTTGAGTCCGGATGAAGCGATCGGCAGAACCCGCAGGAAGGATTTCCCGATTCTTACGGGAAAAGAGATCCTTCTCCAGGCCCAGTACCGTAACGCATACGGGCAGGCATTTACCGATTCCCCTTCGAGCTTTGAAGGAACCCTTGAGGATGTTCTGGATCTCGATCTTACCGGGGATTCTCATGCCCGGGGGCTTTTTATCGCCTCTCTCAATGCGGTGATGCGCAGCCTTGGTCGGACAGAGGGGACGGTCCACTGCAAAGACGACGGCCCCGAGCGCTGTGGTGATGAATTTGCTCAGCGGATCAAAGCCTTTCACGCCGATGATCGGGTGGCCCTTATAGGCTTCCAGCCTGCTCTTCTTGAACACCTCTCACCCGTATGCCGACTGCGGGTCCTTGATCTTAATCCCGCCAATATCGGAAGCGTCCGTCACGGGGTAACGATCGAAGATGGTAGCGACGACTTTGAAAGGGTGATTGAATGGGCTGATTTCATCCTGTGCACCGGAAGTACCCTTGCAAACGGTTCGATCGTACGATTTTTGGATCTTGCGAGACCTGTCGTCTTCTTTGGTACCACTATAGCAGGGACCGCCGAACTTTTCGGCCTGAAACGCTGGTGTTTCTGCTCCATGTAG
- a CDS encoding ABC transporter substrate-binding protein, with translation MTGKRFSCALVLSAASLVMLLCFACSGKTDDASTAVQMERRTISDLADRTVSLPTEINTVVCLHPIPDYMVWALDPDKMASRSRVFTMNLKGGRMPFPDAEIKRLMEKPEVPVFFDAVDPEQLLSLRPDVIVSMTKDPKLEDLQKQVNIPVVAISKDTLQDYEASFRFMGDLLGNTERGNTLADYWHNIIAKITEEVALVPNEQRLRVYYASHDGPLSTVGRATVMSSIITLAGGIDYATTDDGSSMKATDEHVAISLEQVLLWDPQVIITKTADTREAILSNPQWAQVSAVKSQRVYASPAYAALDGIMSLMSLGWVAETLYPDTVGFDVVNECKSFYSLFYRNDSLTSEEILQEQ, from the coding sequence GTGACTGGAAAAAGATTTTCATGCGCTCTTGTTCTGTCGGCAGCATCTCTTGTGATGCTGTTGTGTTTCGCTTGTTCCGGAAAAACAGACGATGCATCTACGGCTGTGCAAATGGAACGTCGGACGATAAGCGACCTTGCTGATCGTACGGTTTCCCTCCCAACGGAAATCAACACGGTTGTCTGTTTACATCCCATTCCCGACTATATGGTGTGGGCGCTCGATCCCGACAAAATGGCTTCCCGCTCTCGGGTTTTTACCATGAACCTTAAGGGAGGAAGAATGCCGTTCCCCGATGCTGAAATCAAAAGGCTGATGGAGAAACCGGAGGTGCCGGTCTTTTTTGATGCCGTTGATCCCGAGCAATTATTGTCTCTCCGGCCCGATGTTATCGTTTCCATGACCAAGGATCCCAAGTTGGAGGATCTCCAGAAACAGGTGAATATTCCCGTCGTCGCCATATCGAAGGATACGCTACAGGATTACGAGGCTTCTTTCAGGTTCATGGGTGATCTTTTGGGAAATACAGAGCGCGGAAATACGCTTGCGGATTACTGGCACAACATCATTGCAAAGATTACCGAAGAGGTAGCCCTTGTTCCGAATGAACAACGTTTGAGGGTCTACTATGCCAGCCACGACGGGCCTCTTTCGACAGTAGGCAGGGCAACGGTCATGTCCTCCATTATCACCCTTGCCGGTGGCATCGACTATGCAACGACGGATGATGGCAGCAGCATGAAAGCAACCGATGAGCACGTTGCCATTTCCCTCGAACAGGTACTGCTTTGGGACCCGCAGGTAATTATTACCAAGACAGCGGATACACGTGAGGCTATTCTTTCCAATCCGCAATGGGCCCAGGTCTCCGCGGTAAAAAGCCAACGGGTCTATGCCTCTCCTGCATATGCGGCACTTGACGGGATCATGTCCTTAATGAGCCTGGGATGGGTGGCCGAGACCCTCTATCCGGATACCGTTGGTTTTGATGTGGTGAACGAGTGTAAAAGCTTTTATTCCCTCTTCTATCGAAACGACTCGCTGACCAGCGAGGAAATCCTTCAGGAGCAGTAG